From the genome of Pelmatolapia mariae isolate MD_Pm_ZW linkage group LG12, Pm_UMD_F_2, whole genome shotgun sequence, one region includes:
- the atoh1a gene encoding protein atonal homolog 1a encodes MDVLTMEGWSKGAREVPATHSRQQSCGSPREVERGGKQQFEESRYEPGLTLVDSDSDPRAWLASASGTCAAHATSPDYLRHSPCPSTGSYHESGSPGSSGHPSPQGYRKPAKSLTSSSLKVRELCRLKGTLTGPEEEASVRQRAPSHKPVNGIQRQRRVAANARERRRMHGLNHAFDELRSVIPAFDNDKKLSKYETLQMAQIYINALAELLQGPVSSSSSSSSSSSSSNNDISNNISSPKCDIMLSSTAGYDGMKDRASQSPSTCRAADPAPVSGSSLPVHISGVPFCSSFDESSFSTRVEEAMCSPSPSPSARAGSSQFANGRKASPRSDGEFSPHSHFSDSDEIAMELHSSEEDDLSELKLPSHHHRTISF; translated from the exons ATGGATGTCCTAACTATGGAGGGCTGGAGCAAAGGCGCACGTGAGGTGCCGGCCACGCACTCGCGGCAGCAGAGTTGTGGGagccccagagaggtggagaggGGAGGGAAGCAACAGTTCGAGGAGTCCCGCTACGAACCTGGGCTGACGCTCGTGGACAGCGATAGCGACCCACGCGCCTGGCTGGCTTCCGCTTCTGGCACCTGTGCGGCACACGCCACTTCACCCGACTACCTGCGGCACTCGCCATGTCCGAGTACCGGCTCCTACCACG agaGTGGCTCCCCGGGGTCCTCAGGCCATCCCAGCCCACAGGGCTACAGAAAACCTGCCAAGAGCCTCACGTCTTCTTCTCTCAAAGTCAGGGAGTTGTGTCGCCTTAAAGGCACCCTCACCGGGCCCGAAGAGGAGGCCTCCGTGAGACAGAGAGCCCCCTCCCACAAGCCTGTCAACGGGATTCAAAGGCAAAGGAGAGTGGCCGCCAACGCGCGTGAGAGAAGGCGAATGCACGGGCTCAACCATGCGTTTGATGAGCTGCGCAGCGTCATCCCAGCGTTTGACAACGACAAGAAGCTCTCGAAGTATGAAACTCTGCAGATGGCGCAGATTTACATCAACGCCCTCGCCGAGCTTCTCCAAGGTCCggtgtcctcctcctcctcctcttcctccagcagcagcagcagtaataACGACATCTCCAACAACATCAGCTCGCCAAAGTGTGACATTATGCTCTCATCCACCGCTGGTTATGACGGGATGAAGGACAGGGCCTCTCAGTCTCCCTCAACCTGCAGAGCAGCGGACCCTGCGCCCGTTTCAGGTAGCAGCTTACCTGTGCACATCAGCGGGGTGCCCTTCTGTTCCTCCTTCGACGAAAGTTCGTTTTCCACTAGAGTTGAAGAAGCGATGTGTTCCCCGTCTCCTTCGCCATCTGCTCGGGCGGGCAGTTCTCAGTTTGCAAATGGGAGGAAAGCGTCTCCCCGGAGCGACGGAGAGTTTTCCCCGCACTCCCACTTCAGTGACTCGGATGAAATAGCGATGGAGCTTCATTCGAGTGAAGAAGACGATCTTTCAGAACTGAAGCTGCCCTCACACCATCACCGCACAATTTCCTTCTAA